Proteins from a genomic interval of Panthera tigris isolate Pti1 chromosome A2, P.tigris_Pti1_mat1.1, whole genome shotgun sequence:
- the TPRA1 gene encoding transmembrane protein adipocyte-associated 1 isoform X1, producing MGQPRLREPCFPRSYEQKVCFSYSKSPQAEFFKHQNSSRIVGGHIWCSRPAAGGMDALEEVFRANGSTAPPPPVAPNISVPHRCLLLLYEDIGTSRVRYWDVLLLVPNVLFFIFLLWKLPFARAKIRVTSSPIFITFYILVFVVALVGIARAVVSMTVSTSDAATVADKILWEITRFFLLAIELSVVILGLAFGHLESKSSIKRVLAITTVLSLAYSVTQGTLEILYPDAHLSAEDFNIYGHGGRQFWLVSSCFFFLVYSLVVVLPKTPLKERISLPSRRSFYVYAGILALLNLLQGLGSALLCADIIEGLCCVDATTFLYFSFFAPLIYVAFLRGFFGSEPKILFSYKCQVDETEEPDVHLPQPYAVARREGLEAAGAASTQFDSAGGVAYLDDIASMPCHTGSINSTDSERWKAINA from the exons atggggcaaccgaggctcagagagcccTGTTTCCCGAGGTCTTATGAACAGAAAGTCTGTTTCAGCTACTCCAAAAGCCCTCAGGCCGAATTCTTCAAGCACCAAAACAGCTCCAGGATTGTAGGAGGCCACATTTGGTGTTCTA GGCCAGCTGCTGGCGGGATGGACGCCCTGGAGGAGGTGTTTCGGGCCAATGGGAGcacagccccgcccccgcccgtgGCGCCCAACATCAGCGTGCCACATCGCTGTCTGCTGCTGCTCTATGAGGATATTGGCACCTCCAG GGTCCGGTACTGGGACGTCTTGCTGCTCGTCCCCAATGtgcttttcttcatcttcctgcTTTGGAAGCTTCCGTTCGCTCGGGCCAAGATCCGCGTCACCTCCAGCCCCATTTTTATCACCTTCTATATCCTG GTGTTCGTAGTGGCGCTGGTGGGCATCGCCCGGGCCGTGGTGTCCATGACGGTCAGCACCTCGGACGCTGCCACCGTTGCTGATAAG ATCCTGTGGGAGATTACCCGCTTCTTCCTGTTGGCCATCGAGCTGAGTGTGGTCATCCTGGGCCTTGCCTTTG GTCACCTGGAGAGCAAGTCAAGCATCAAGCGGGTGCTGGCCATCACCACAGTGCTGTCCCTGGCCTACTCTGTCACCCAG GGGACGCTGGAGATCCTGTACCCTGATGCCCACCTGTCAGCTGAGGACTTCAACATCTATGGGCATGGGGGCCGCCAGTTCTGGCTGGTCAGCTCCTGCTTCTTCTTCCTG GTCTACTCTCTGGTGGTCGTGCTCCCCAAGACCCCGCTGAAGGAGCGCATCTCCCTGCCTT CACGGAGGAGCTTCTACGTGTATGCGGGCATCCTGGCGCTGCTCAACCTGCTGCAGGGGCTGGGAAGCGCGCTGCTCTGCGCCGACATCATCGAGGGGCTCTG ctGTGTAGATGCCACTACATTTCTCTACTTCAGCTTCTTTGCGCCCCTCATCTACGTGGCCTTCCTCCGGGGCTTCTTTGG CTCGGAGCCCAAGATCCTCTTCTCCTACAAATGCCAAGTGGACGAGACTGAGGAACCAGACGTGCACCTGCCCCAGCCTTACGCGGTGGCCCGGCGAGAGGGACTGGAGGCAGCAGGGGCCGCGAGTACACAGTTCGACTCGGCCGGAGGGGTGGCCTACCTGGACGACATCGCCTCCATGCCCTGCCACACTGGCAGCATCAACAGCACAGACAGTGAGCGCTGGAAGGCTATCAACGCCTGA
- the TPRA1 gene encoding transmembrane protein adipocyte-associated 1 isoform X2, protein MDALEEVFRANGSTAPPPPVAPNISVPHRCLLLLYEDIGTSRVRYWDVLLLVPNVLFFIFLLWKLPFARAKIRVTSSPIFITFYILVFVVALVGIARAVVSMTVSTSDAATVADKILWEITRFFLLAIELSVVILGLAFGHLESKSSIKRVLAITTVLSLAYSVTQGTLEILYPDAHLSAEDFNIYGHGGRQFWLVSSCFFFLVYSLVVVLPKTPLKERISLPSRRSFYVYAGILALLNLLQGLGSALLCADIIEGLCCVDATTFLYFSFFAPLIYVAFLRGFFGSEPKILFSYKCQVDETEEPDVHLPQPYAVARREGLEAAGAASTQFDSAGGVAYLDDIASMPCHTGSINSTDSERWKAINA, encoded by the exons ATGGACGCCCTGGAGGAGGTGTTTCGGGCCAATGGGAGcacagccccgcccccgcccgtgGCGCCCAACATCAGCGTGCCACATCGCTGTCTGCTGCTGCTCTATGAGGATATTGGCACCTCCAG GGTCCGGTACTGGGACGTCTTGCTGCTCGTCCCCAATGtgcttttcttcatcttcctgcTTTGGAAGCTTCCGTTCGCTCGGGCCAAGATCCGCGTCACCTCCAGCCCCATTTTTATCACCTTCTATATCCTG GTGTTCGTAGTGGCGCTGGTGGGCATCGCCCGGGCCGTGGTGTCCATGACGGTCAGCACCTCGGACGCTGCCACCGTTGCTGATAAG ATCCTGTGGGAGATTACCCGCTTCTTCCTGTTGGCCATCGAGCTGAGTGTGGTCATCCTGGGCCTTGCCTTTG GTCACCTGGAGAGCAAGTCAAGCATCAAGCGGGTGCTGGCCATCACCACAGTGCTGTCCCTGGCCTACTCTGTCACCCAG GGGACGCTGGAGATCCTGTACCCTGATGCCCACCTGTCAGCTGAGGACTTCAACATCTATGGGCATGGGGGCCGCCAGTTCTGGCTGGTCAGCTCCTGCTTCTTCTTCCTG GTCTACTCTCTGGTGGTCGTGCTCCCCAAGACCCCGCTGAAGGAGCGCATCTCCCTGCCTT CACGGAGGAGCTTCTACGTGTATGCGGGCATCCTGGCGCTGCTCAACCTGCTGCAGGGGCTGGGAAGCGCGCTGCTCTGCGCCGACATCATCGAGGGGCTCTG ctGTGTAGATGCCACTACATTTCTCTACTTCAGCTTCTTTGCGCCCCTCATCTACGTGGCCTTCCTCCGGGGCTTCTTTGG CTCGGAGCCCAAGATCCTCTTCTCCTACAAATGCCAAGTGGACGAGACTGAGGAACCAGACGTGCACCTGCCCCAGCCTTACGCGGTGGCCCGGCGAGAGGGACTGGAGGCAGCAGGGGCCGCGAGTACACAGTTCGACTCGGCCGGAGGGGTGGCCTACCTGGACGACATCGCCTCCATGCCCTGCCACACTGGCAGCATCAACAGCACAGACAGTGAGCGCTGGAAGGCTATCAACGCCTGA